A genomic region of Pristiophorus japonicus isolate sPriJap1 chromosome 22, sPriJap1.hap1, whole genome shotgun sequence contains the following coding sequences:
- the LOC139234747 gene encoding transcriptional and immune response regulator-like, translating to MCSTLEPESYSHRVSPLVYGQRFDTDLRKKATPDIFEAVNQSALQRLFERSGDKKAEERARIIATNQGSEEITRALVALKLRKRMKLVQLLRLVRKSMKIL from the coding sequence ATGTGCAGCACTCTGGAGCCCGAGTCCTATTCCCACCGAGTCAGCCCTCTGGTCTACGGACAACGCTTCGACACTGACCTGCGCAAGAAAGCGACGCCAGACATCTTCGAGGCGGTCAACCAGTCGGCGCTGCAGCGGCTCTTCGAGCGGTCCGGGGATAAGAAAGCAGAGGAAAGGGCGCGGATCATCGCCACCAACCAAGGCAGCGAGGAGATCACTCGAGCCCTGGTGGCTCTCAAGCTCAGGAAGAGAATGAAACTCGTGCAGCTGCTTCGCCTTGTCAGGAAATCTATGAAGATCCTCTGA